CGCTTGGGGAGAAGTCGGGGTTGAGGACGATGGAACGGTGGTCCGTCAGGCGCAGGACGTTGGCGCCGTCGGTGTCCATCAGATAAAGCTCCTTGTGGCCGGTGCGGTTGTCGATGTAGGCGATGCGCGAGCTGAAAGGGCCTTCCTTGCCCGTGACGTTGAGCAGGATCTGGTCGGCAAACTTGTGCGCCATCAGACGCAGATCGTTACGGGTGCCGACGTAGCTGCGGCCGGTGAGCAGGCGCCGGTGAACGACGTCGTAAAGCCGGAACTCGACCCGGATGCGGTCGCCCTGGGCGTGGTACCCGCCTTTGACCAGAATCTCGGCGCCCAGCAACGCCCACTGGCTGAAATCGACCTGGGTGCTGGTCAGGCCGGGCCGCCGGGCGTCATCGAGGAAGGCCGCCGGGTCAAGCTGCCGGAACAGGCCCGCCATGTCCAGGTCGACGGCCAGAACCTTGTGCAGCTCTTTGGCGATGCCGGGCTGCGCCGGTCCGGCAAGGGGCAGCAGTTCGGCGTTGGCCACGTTGATGGTTTGCTGGCCGGGAGCACGGATCTCCACCTGCGCCACGACGGTGGTCGCTGTCAGGCAGGCAAAAAGGAACAACAGGGTCACGAGACGGCACATAGTTTTAATCCATCAGGTCCTTGAGGTTGAAGACGACGTCGAGCTGTATCTGCCTCTGGGGTTGAAACGGCAGGGTTTTGGCTTTCAGTATGGCCCTTTTGACCGAATCGTCAAAGGTGGCGTCGCCGGAGGAGTCGATAAAATGATAACTGATCAGGCTGCCGTCGGCACTGAAAGCCAGTCGTACCGTGGCCGAAAGGTCGCGGCGGGTGATCTGATACTTGGACAGGCTCCAGTTGTCTTTCAGGTAGGCCTGCAGCCAGGTCTGCTGGTCCACACCGGCTTCGGTGCCGGTGCCGTCGGGCATGCCGAGGGGGGCGCCGGAACCGTAACCGGAACCGGAACCGCCGGTCGCCGACCCGGCACCGCCTCCGGAAAGGGCCGCGATTCTGTTCTTGAGTGCGGCCAGCTCCTGCTGGCGCTGTTGTCTTTCACGCATCGCGGCCAGCTTGTCCTGGACGCTGTTATAATCGCCTGTTGCCGGGGCGGCAGAGGCCGCCGGTCTGGTTGCCGGCGCTGCCGGCTTGGCGCCTGGCGATGAAACGGTGGCTTTGCTGGCGGCCTTGTCGGTGGAAGCAGCCGGTCGTGGTTCCGGAGACGATGGTTCCGACGGCGCGTCAGCAGCCTTGGGGGCGTCCGGTTGCGGGGGCGCGGGCGCCAGGGCGGAATCTCCCTTGGGCGCGGGGCCTCCATCCGGCCTCCCGGCTTGAGGGTTGAGAACCGGCATTTTTGTCAGGTCGACAAAATAGACCGGCCGCTGTTCGACGGGCGCCGGGCCGGATAAAAACCCGGAAAAAAGCAACAATGCCGCCGCATGCAGAACCAGTGAGCAGGTCAGGGACAGGGCCAGGGGGCGCAGCCCCGGTTCGTTGTGCGGCGCAAACGGTGGTATCGACACGGTATTATGAGCCTTTGCTGCGGGCAAATTGAAAAGAATGCAGTAACGTCATTTTTCGGGATCCGGTGGCATGGAGACCATGCCCAGCTTTTCGATGCCGGCCCCCTTGATGGCGGCCATGACCTGAACCACCTTGCCGTAGGGAACATCGCGGTCCGCCTGCAAAAAGACCTCCTTTTCCTGTCGGGACTGCAGAATCTCAAGTAAAACCGGCACCAGTTTTTCGGGGCCGGGGATGCTCTGCTTGCCGATGGAAATGGCGCCGTTTTGTTCGACGGTGACAATCAGGGGTTCCTTGCCCGCCTGCAGTCCGGGGGCATCGGACACTTCGGGCAGGTTGACCTCCACCCCCTGTTCAAGCATTGGCGCCGTGACCATGAAAATGATCAGCAGCACCAGCATGACGTCGACCAGGGGCGTGACGTTGATCGCCGACAAAGTGGATCGCGATGTTCCGTTGCGCTGGCCTACCTCCATGTCAGCTCCTCCGCGCCATGCGCCCGACGATATTGAGGAACTCCTGGCTGAAACTGTCCATATCGCCGGTAAGGACATTGACCTTGCTGATGAAGTGGTTGTAGGCGACCACCGCGGGGATGGCGGCCACCAGACCGATGGCGGTGGCGACCAGGGCTTCGGAGATCCCCGGCGCAACGACGGCCAGAGAGGCGCTGCCGGTCTTGCCGATTTCATGGAAGGAATCCATGATGCCCCACACGGTGCCGAACAGGCCGATAAATGGTGCGGTCGAACCGGTGGTGGCAAGGAACGGCAGGTAGCGTTCGAGCCGCTGGGTTTCCTGAGTGGTGGCGCGACGCAGGGCACGGGCAACGTTTTCCGCATGCCCCATGTCGGCGCTGAAGGCCGCCGGCTCTTCAGCCCCGGCGTCACGCTGGTTGCGCATCAGCTCCTGATAACCGTCGCGGAACAACGCCGCCGTTGGCGCATTGGGAAAATCTCCGAGGTTTTTGTTGATGGCGTCAAGCCGGCGTTTATTCCAGAAAAAATGCTGAAACTGCTGGGAATCGCTGATGGCGCGGTAGATTACCCGGAATTTTAAAAAGATGATCGCCCAGGAAAGCAGGGAAAAGCCGATGAGAATCAGCAGGACCAGTTTGACCACCAGTCCGGTTGCGGAAATCAGTTCCAAGGTACTACCTCCATACGTGGGTAAAGATACATCTCAAGGGTGTTT
This portion of the Syntrophotalea acetylenica genome encodes:
- the tolQ gene encoding protein TolQ, which encodes MELISATGLVVKLVLLILIGFSLLSWAIIFLKFRVIYRAISDSQQFQHFFWNKRRLDAINKNLGDFPNAPTAALFRDGYQELMRNQRDAGAEEPAAFSADMGHAENVARALRRATTQETQRLERYLPFLATTGSTAPFIGLFGTVWGIMDSFHEIGKTGSASLAVVAPGISEALVATAIGLVAAIPAVVAYNHFISKVNVLTGDMDSFSQEFLNIVGRMARRS
- a CDS encoding TonB family protein; this translates as MSIPPFAPHNEPGLRPLALSLTCSLVLHAAALLLFSGFLSGPAPVEQRPVYFVDLTKMPVLNPQAGRPDGGPAPKGDSALAPAPPQPDAPKAADAPSEPSSPEPRPAASTDKAASKATVSSPGAKPAAPATRPAASAAPATGDYNSVQDKLAAMRERQQRQQELAALKNRIAALSGGGAGSATGGSGSGYGSGAPLGMPDGTGTEAGVDQQTWLQAYLKDNWSLSKYQITRRDLSATVRLAFSADGSLISYHFIDSSGDATFDDSVKRAILKAKTLPFQPQRQIQLDVVFNLKDLMD
- the tolR gene encoding protein TolR, whose amino-acid sequence is MEVGQRNGTSRSTLSAINVTPLVDVMLVLLIIFMVTAPMLEQGVEVNLPEVSDAPGLQAGKEPLIVTVEQNGAISIGKQSIPGPEKLVPVLLEILQSRQEKEVFLQADRDVPYGKVVQVMAAIKGAGIEKLGMVSMPPDPEK